One window of the Clostridium sp. MB40-C1 genome contains the following:
- a CDS encoding calcium-translocating P-type ATPase, SERCA-type — MMGLTTDEANRRLQQYGLNTLKKKKKISPIKIFFEQFNDFITWVLLAATIISAFMGEKADSITIVIIVITNAILGFTQEYKTEKSLEALKQLAAPTAKVIRDNEIKVLNGEFLVPGDLVVLESGDRIPADCILVQGNSIIVDESLLTGESIGVEKNAYGKNTSIYMGTVLLKGKGTARVTETGMNTEMGKIANMLQNIEHDKSPLKKKLSDLGKVLVVACAAICIIVTLLGIARGQDRYEMFLVGVSLAVAAIPEGMAAIVTVALALGVSRMLKRNALIRKLPAVETLGCTSIICSDKTGTLTQNNMTVEKIYFNDRMYDIRKNESMNFDKLKKAFVYCNDCSYDFSQKSFEKNLLGDPTETALIKAFFNDGRSLKDFLDKSRRIYDIPFDSSRKMMSVIVMEQNKKVCYVKGAPERIVERCQYILINGNIVPFNGQYKSRVIKQVEEMSFNALRCIAAAYKEKNLESNNKSEQNLIFLGVAGMKDPPRPEVKEAVFKCRRAGIKPIMITGDHKNTAYAIGKELNICKDVSQVITGEELDKLSDKALLNKIKTTSVFARVSPKHKLRIVQAFKKKNNIVAMTGDGVNDAPAVKESDIGISMGISGTDVTKEASSMILLDDNFATIVSAVEEGRIIYDNIRKFIRYLLSCNLGEVLTMFLASLFYLETPLLPIQILFVNLATDGLPAIALGVDPPDQDIMTQRPREKDESIFARGLKEKIIIRGCLIGVCTVFAFLCGKYYGMNLQTCRTLALCTLIMSQLFHVFECRSENHSIFQMKLFTNLYLFGAVLVSVTMLLLIIYIPFLQGVFHTVPLNIAQWCIVIFFSGFIAFINSVYLLFRK, encoded by the coding sequence ATGATGGGTTTAACAACAGATGAAGCCAATAGGCGACTTCAACAATATGGATTAAATACACTTAAGAAAAAGAAAAAAATATCTCCTATTAAAATATTTTTTGAACAATTTAATGATTTTATAACATGGGTGCTTTTAGCAGCCACTATAATTTCTGCTTTTATGGGAGAAAAAGCGGATTCAATAACTATTGTTATAATAGTTATTACTAATGCGATTCTAGGATTTACACAAGAATATAAAACAGAGAAATCTTTAGAAGCATTAAAACAGCTTGCGGCACCAACAGCAAAAGTAATAAGGGATAATGAGATTAAAGTGTTGAATGGAGAATTTTTGGTGCCAGGAGATTTAGTGGTTTTAGAGAGTGGAGATAGAATTCCTGCTGACTGTATATTAGTTCAAGGTAATAGTATAATTGTAGATGAATCTTTGTTAACTGGTGAATCTATAGGAGTAGAAAAAAATGCTTATGGAAAAAATACCAGCATTTATATGGGAACTGTGCTTTTAAAAGGAAAAGGTACTGCTAGAGTAACAGAAACAGGTATGAATACGGAGATGGGCAAAATAGCTAATATGTTACAAAATATTGAGCATGACAAATCTCCTTTAAAGAAAAAACTATCAGACTTAGGTAAAGTTCTTGTAGTGGCTTGTGCTGCTATTTGTATAATTGTAACTTTATTAGGAATAGCAAGGGGACAAGATAGATATGAGATGTTTTTGGTGGGAGTTAGTTTAGCTGTGGCAGCTATCCCAGAAGGTATGGCTGCAATTGTTACAGTAGCATTGGCTTTAGGGGTTTCAAGAATGCTTAAAAGAAATGCCCTTATAAGAAAACTTCCTGCCGTAGAAACCCTAGGATGTACTTCCATCATATGTAGCGATAAGACAGGTACGTTAACGCAAAATAATATGACTGTAGAGAAAATATATTTTAATGATAGGATGTATGATATAAGAAAAAATGAAAGTATGAATTTTGACAAATTAAAAAAGGCTTTTGTATACTGTAATGATTGTAGTTATGATTTTAGTCAAAAGAGTTTTGAAAAGAATTTATTAGGGGATCCTACAGAAACTGCTTTAATAAAAGCTTTTTTTAATGATGGAAGAAGCTTAAAAGATTTTTTAGATAAGAGCAGAAGAATATATGACATACCCTTTGATTCCAGTAGAAAGATGATGTCTGTTATAGTGATGGAACAAAATAAAAAGGTTTGCTATGTAAAGGGAGCTCCTGAAAGAATAGTAGAAAGATGCCAATACATCTTAATCAATGGCAATATAGTTCCTTTTAATGGACAATATAAGAGTAGAGTAATAAAACAGGTAGAGGAGATGTCTTTTAACGCTTTAAGGTGTATAGCAGCTGCATACAAGGAAAAAAACTTAGAAAGCAACAACAAATCAGAACAAAATCTTATTTTCCTTGGAGTAGCAGGAATGAAGGATCCTCCAAGGCCAGAAGTTAAGGAAGCGGTATTTAAATGTAGACGAGCTGGTATAAAACCAATAATGATAACAGGAGATCATAAAAATACAGCTTATGCTATAGGTAAGGAACTTAATATATGTAAGGATGTATCACAAGTTATAACAGGAGAAGAATTAGACAAATTATCAGATAAAGCTTTATTAAATAAAATAAAAACCACTTCTGTATTTGCTAGAGTTAGTCCAAAACATAAACTTAGAATAGTTCAAGCTTTTAAAAAGAAAAATAACATAGTTGCTATGACGGGAGATGGAGTAAATGATGCTCCGGCAGTTAAAGAATCAGATATAGGTATATCGATGGGGATATCAGGCACAGATGTTACAAAGGAAGCTTCTTCAATGATACTATTAGATGATAACTTTGCTACTATAGTATCTGCTGTAGAAGAAGGAAGGATTATATATGACAATATTAGGAAGTTCATAAGATATTTATTATCATGTAATTTAGGAGAAGTTCTAACTATGTTTTTAGCGTCATTATTTTATTTAGAAACACCTCTTCTTCCTATACAAATATTGTTTGTGAACTTAGCTACAGATGGATTACCAGCCATTGCCCTAGGAGTGGATCCTCCTGATCAAGATATAATGACACAAAGACCTAGAGAAAAAGATGAGAGTATATTTGCTAGAGGGCTTAAAGAGAAGATAATTATAAGAGGTTGCTTGATTGGGGTATGTACAGTCTTTGCTTTTTTATGTGGCAAATATTACGGTATGAATTTACAAACATGCAGAACATTAGCTTTATGTACTTTAATAATGTCACAGCTATTTCATGTTTTTGAATGTAGATCTGAGAATCATTCAATTTTTCAGATGAAGTTATTTACTAACCTTTATCTATTTGGTGCTGTTTTAGTATCTGTTACTATGCTACTTTTGATAATTTATATTCCATTTTTACAAGGTGTTTTTCATACAGTACCTTTAAATATAGCTCAATGGTGTATAGTAATATTCTTTTCAGGATTTATTGCTTTTATTAACAGTGTATACTTACTTTTTAGAAAATAA
- a CDS encoding AAA family ATPase, which produces MNMELMPKDVKYKFDTDNINFDKKKYNLPEYTEEVYKKIRTALDIENEGYNVYLIDDFCKVKLDNIKQYVSEILKKKNKPKDICYVVNDNPENPFPLFLSNGKGIVLKETVENIQEEYLKSIYNFYNSSNNKEKEDIIDNIHKKRNELVNDLIDKSHDAGFEIRSTGKGFTFIPLKDKDDEAMTEKEYDELGSKEKEEILNKVSELKIESQKMLEELSEIETVELDKIRKIIKTFLNEDIKSIEDNIDEEFIRDSEAIGFLRKMCREIEENVADIYSMVYEDDEEKISDIVMRYDVNVLVDNSEYDSPRVIFEEDPSITNLLGSIEYKNQNGTYVTDISLIKGGSLLKANEGCLILRANDLLTNANSYYNLKKTVLSGNVSFDFNKGYVELLSLKGLEPEPIHINEKIIIIGDYDTYDILYNYDSDFKKMFKIKAQYKPVVETNNDTKVSLIENIVDICNENKLNPLDKGAVREVSKFLARKAEHRDKVYFNIDELSKLLMLANNKVIYNKRNLITEEDILEIAYEEDMIEKEIREIYTENKILIDVRGKKIGQINGLSVIDSGYFSFGKPIRITCSCYKGDGEIVDVQKQSELSGSIHSKAVNILRGLINQLFGRYDTLPVNFHLSFEQVYGKIDGDSASVAELISMISAMSKIPIKQNIAVTGSINQFGEVQPIGGVNDKIEGFFKVCKAVDEICGKGVLIPYHNKDNIVLSREVENAIEKKQFHIYVMKDIKDAINILMGDYEMIINTAEKEIKKYKDSKTEA; this is translated from the coding sequence ATGAATATGGAATTAATGCCTAAAGATGTGAAGTACAAGTTTGATACTGATAATATAAATTTTGATAAAAAAAAGTATAATCTGCCTGAATATACCGAAGAGGTTTATAAGAAAATTAGAACAGCTCTTGATATAGAAAATGAAGGGTATAATGTTTATTTAATAGATGATTTCTGTAAAGTTAAATTAGACAATATAAAGCAATATGTATCTGAAATTTTAAAAAAGAAAAATAAGCCTAAGGATATATGTTATGTTGTCAATGATAATCCAGAAAATCCTTTTCCGCTCTTTTTGTCTAATGGCAAAGGAATTGTTTTAAAAGAAACTGTTGAAAATATACAAGAAGAATATTTAAAAAGTATATATAACTTTTATAATAGTTCAAATAATAAGGAAAAGGAAGACATTATTGATAATATTCATAAAAAGAGAAATGAACTTGTAAATGATCTTATAGATAAATCACATGATGCAGGGTTTGAAATTAGATCTACAGGAAAAGGATTTACTTTCATACCATTAAAAGATAAAGATGATGAAGCAATGACAGAAAAAGAATATGATGAATTAGGGAGCAAAGAAAAAGAAGAAATATTGAATAAAGTAAGTGAACTAAAAATTGAGTCTCAAAAAATGCTAGAAGAATTGAGTGAGATTGAAACTGTTGAGTTAGATAAAATAAGAAAAATTATAAAAACTTTTTTAAATGAAGATATAAAGTCTATAGAAGATAATATTGATGAAGAGTTTATAAGAGACTCAGAGGCTATAGGATTCTTAAGAAAAATGTGTAGAGAAATAGAAGAGAATGTTGCAGATATATATTCTATGGTTTATGAAGATGATGAGGAAAAAATAAGTGATATAGTTATGAGATATGATGTGAATGTTTTAGTTGATAATTCAGAATATGATAGTCCTAGAGTTATTTTTGAGGAGGATCCTAGTATTACAAATTTATTAGGTAGTATTGAATATAAAAATCAAAATGGAACTTATGTAACTGATATTTCTTTAATAAAAGGAGGATCATTATTAAAAGCTAATGAAGGCTGTTTAATACTTCGAGCTAATGATTTATTAACTAATGCTAATTCTTACTATAATTTAAAGAAAACTGTATTAAGTGGAAATGTCAGTTTTGATTTTAACAAAGGATATGTAGAACTTTTATCATTGAAAGGATTAGAGCCTGAACCAATTCATATAAATGAAAAAATTATCATAATAGGTGATTATGATACTTATGATATATTGTATAACTATGATAGCGACTTTAAAAAAATGTTTAAAATAAAAGCACAGTATAAGCCTGTAGTAGAAACCAATAATGATACAAAAGTTTCATTAATAGAAAATATTGTTGATATATGTAATGAGAACAAACTAAACCCTTTGGATAAAGGAGCAGTAAGAGAAGTTTCTAAATTCTTAGCAAGAAAAGCTGAACATAGAGATAAAGTATATTTTAATATAGATGAACTAAGTAAACTTTTAATGCTAGCAAATAATAAAGTTATTTATAATAAAAGAAATTTGATAACTGAAGAAGATATATTAGAGATAGCCTATGAAGAAGATATGATTGAAAAAGAGATAAGAGAAATATATACAGAAAATAAGATATTGATAGATGTAAGAGGAAAAAAAATTGGTCAAATTAATGGATTATCTGTTATAGATTCAGGATATTTTAGTTTTGGAAAACCTATAAGGATAACCTGTTCATGTTATAAAGGTGATGGAGAAATTGTAGATGTACAAAAACAAAGTGAACTTAGTGGAAGTATTCATAGTAAGGCAGTGAATATATTGAGAGGTTTAATAAATCAGCTTTTTGGAAGATATGACACACTACCTGTGAACTTTCATTTGAGCTTTGAACAAGTTTATGGGAAAATAGACGGAGATAGTGCATCAGTGGCAGAACTTATTTCTATGATTTCTGCTATGAGTAAAATTCCGATAAAACAAAATATTGCAGTAACAGGATCTATAAATCAATTTGGAGAAGTTCAACCTATTGGAGGAGTTAATGATAAAATAGAAGGATTCTTTAAGGTTTGCAAAGCTGTTGATGAAATATGTGGTAAGGGAGTATTAATACCATATCATAATAAAGATAATATAGTTTTAAGTAGGGAAGTAGAAAATGCTATAGAAAAAAAACAGTTTCATATATATGTGATGAAAGATATAAAGGATGCTATTAATATCTTGATGGGAGATTATGAAATGATTATTAATACTGCTGAAAAAGAGATTAAGAAATACAAAGATAGTAAAACTGAAGCATGA
- the ychF gene encoding redox-regulated ATPase YchF: protein MKLGIVGLPNVGKSTLFNAITKAGAESANYPFCTIEPNVGVVTVPDERLDVLEQMYNSKKKVYAAVEFYDIAGLVKGASKGEGLGNKFLSHIREVAAIVHTVRCFNDDNIVHVEGSVDPIRDIETINLELIFADLEVVERRIERATKTARSGNKEAKAELELLEKVKAHLEANKPIRTLETTDDEAAIIKTFFLITSKPILYVANISEDDLLSGNTENDFVKKVKDYAAEENSEVVTICAKIEEELSSLEDDERDEMLSEYGLTEPGLNKLVRSSYHLLGLMSFLTAGQQEIRAWTIRIGTKAPQAGGKIHTDIERGFIRAEIISYDKLVECGSESAAREKGFFRLEGKDYVMQNGDVVHFRFNV from the coding sequence ATGAAATTAGGAATTGTTGGTTTACCTAACGTAGGTAAAAGTACCTTATTTAATGCAATAACCAAGGCCGGAGCAGAATCTGCAAACTATCCTTTTTGTACAATAGAACCAAATGTAGGAGTTGTAACTGTCCCTGATGAAAGATTAGACGTACTTGAACAAATGTATAACTCTAAAAAGAAGGTTTACGCGGCTGTTGAATTTTACGATATAGCTGGACTTGTTAAAGGCGCAAGTAAAGGAGAAGGATTAGGTAATAAATTCTTATCACATATAAGAGAAGTTGCAGCAATTGTTCATACAGTTAGATGTTTTAATGATGATAATATCGTTCACGTTGAAGGCTCTGTAGATCCTATTAGAGATATAGAAACTATAAATCTTGAATTAATATTTGCAGACCTTGAAGTTGTAGAAAGAAGAATAGAAAGAGCTACAAAAACTGCTCGTAGCGGAAATAAAGAGGCTAAAGCAGAATTAGAACTACTTGAAAAAGTAAAAGCTCACCTAGAAGCTAACAAGCCTATTAGAACTTTGGAGACTACAGATGATGAAGCTGCCATTATAAAAACGTTTTTCTTAATAACTTCAAAACCAATATTATATGTGGCTAATATTTCTGAAGATGATTTATTATCAGGTAATACTGAAAATGATTTTGTTAAAAAAGTAAAAGATTATGCTGCAGAAGAAAATTCTGAAGTTGTAACTATTTGCGCTAAAATTGAAGAAGAATTATCTTCTCTTGAAGACGACGAAAGAGATGAAATGCTTTCTGAGTACGGCTTAACTGAACCTGGCTTAAACAAATTAGTTCGTTCAAGTTATCATCTACTTGGTCTTATGAGTTTCTTAACTGCTGGTCAACAAGAAATAAGAGCTTGGACTATTAGAATAGGCACAAAGGCTCCTCAAGCTGGTGGAAAAATTCATACAGATATCGAAAGAGGATTTATAAGAGCTGAAATAATTTCTTATGATAAACTTGTTGAATGTGGTTCAGAATCAGCTGCTAGAGAAAAAGGTTTTTTCAGACTTGAAGGTAAAGATTACGTTATGCAAAATGGTGATGTAGTTCACTTTAGATTTAACGTATAA
- the rsmH gene encoding 16S rRNA (cytosine(1402)-N(4))-methyltransferase RsmH, whose product MNFKHIPVLLNEVIESLDIKEEGIYVDCTLGGAGHSSEIIKRLSSKGRLIGIDQDTNALKAAKEKLKSYENVTYVHDNFYNIDNILKELEIEKVDGILMDLGVSSYQLDTAERGFSYMQDAPLDMRMNTENSFSAYNVVNEYSESELFRILKDYGEEKFAKRIAWRIVESREKKNIETTLELVDIIRKAIPMKFQKNGHPAKKTFQAIRIEVNKELYILDNAVEGSISHLKEGGRLSIITFHSLEDRIIKNKFKSLENPCTCPKEFPICVCGKKPTIKVITRKPIEPLDEEKECNSRSKSAKLRVAEKIKF is encoded by the coding sequence ATGAATTTTAAACATATACCAGTATTATTAAATGAAGTTATTGAATCTCTAGATATCAAGGAAGAGGGAATTTATGTAGATTGTACTCTTGGTGGTGCAGGGCATTCCAGTGAAATAATTAAAAGATTATCTAGTAAAGGAAGATTAATTGGAATAGATCAAGATACTAATGCTTTAAAAGCTGCTAAAGAAAAATTAAAATCATACGAAAATGTAACTTATGTGCATGATAATTTTTATAACATAGATAATATTTTAAAAGAATTAGAAATTGAAAAAGTTGATGGGATTTTGATGGATTTAGGAGTTTCATCATATCAGCTAGATACTGCAGAAAGAGGATTTAGTTATATGCAAGATGCTCCTTTAGATATGAGAATGAATACAGAAAATAGTTTTTCTGCGTATAATGTTGTTAATGAATACAGTGAAAGTGAGTTATTTAGAATTTTAAAAGACTATGGGGAGGAGAAATTTGCAAAAAGGATAGCTTGGAGAATTGTTGAGAGTAGAGAGAAAAAAAATATAGAAACTACTCTAGAATTAGTAGACATAATAAGAAAAGCTATACCTATGAAATTTCAAAAAAATGGTCACCCAGCAAAAAAAACATTCCAAGCAATAAGAATTGAAGTTAATAAGGAACTATATATATTAGATAATGCAGTTGAAGGTAGTATAAGTCATTTAAAAGAAGGTGGAAGACTTTCTATAATAACTTTCCATTCTTTAGAGGATAGGATAATTAAGAATAAATTTAAAAGTCTTGAAAATCCATGTACATGTCCTAAAGAATTTCCAATTTGTGTGTGTGGAAAGAAACCGACTATTAAAGTAATTACTAGGAAACCAATAGAACCATTAGATGAAGAAAAAGAATGCAATTCAAGAAGCAAAAGCGCAAAGCTTAGAGTTGCAGAAAAAATTAAGTTCTAA
- a CDS encoding stage V sporulation protein D, whose amino-acid sequence MAKKEYMDKVIIKRRMLSVFGILLLLFFALVCRLSYITIAKSEEYKNIAENQWTSEVKIEARRGKILDRNGNELAVSANVYRVDLDMNTLRKVQENKKNKTSFEDIAIKLSGALSMDKEEVLKIMNKKLPGGLPIGSATLKRRIDKEAADKATDLKIRGVIVSPDTKRYYPNNNFLSHVLGHTRSDGDGLTGVELKYNKYLSGIPGVKIAETDNKSQDLPYTISEYTRPVPGSDVMLTIDDMIQHFSEKAAEQALKDNQAKAVTIMVMNPKNGEILAMANKPDYNPNSPWVEGKAFNELQKDWRNRAVSDTFEPGSIFKVVTATAAMSEKAIDEEKYEITCTGGLPIGKRTIHCWKKPGHGLESFQDILKNSCNVGFMDLGRKLGAENLNKYINKFGFGQKTGIDLPGEALGIVKKTQNISETDLATISFGQTNTLTCIQYLTALNSIANGGTWIRPHVMKEIYHYDENNEKIVDKQFDDFGKKQVADKEVMARLRGYLEKVVSEGGGSKAFVEGYNIAGKTGTAQKVKEGGGGYAPHKYVASFAGMAPAEDPKVTVLISIDEPNPGNYYGGQIAAPVAKQVFTDIFNYMSLKEGSNIKLKNVVVPEVRGKSKEEAIKILKESKLNYEIDNKGEHIIDMTPKPGYAVDEGSKIVLYSGTSSNYNKEVVVPSVRGYGKEKAMELLKTLGIEAKTVGEGVVTGQSIEAGKKVNKGTTTIVLKLQEIGD is encoded by the coding sequence GTGGCAAAAAAAGAATATATGGACAAAGTCATAATAAAGCGAAGGATGCTATCTGTTTTTGGCATACTTTTGCTTTTGTTTTTTGCATTAGTGTGTAGGCTTTCTTATATTACTATAGCTAAGTCTGAGGAGTATAAAAATATTGCTGAGAATCAATGGACTAGTGAAGTAAAAATAGAAGCGAGAAGAGGTAAAATACTTGACAGAAATGGAAACGAGCTTGCAGTTAGTGCTAATGTTTATAGAGTAGACTTGGACATGAATACATTAAGGAAAGTTCAAGAAAATAAAAAAAACAAAACCTCTTTTGAGGATATAGCAATTAAATTATCTGGTGCTTTAAGTATGGACAAAGAGGAAGTTTTAAAGATTATGAATAAAAAGCTTCCAGGGGGGCTTCCAATTGGTTCTGCTACACTGAAAAGGAGAATTGATAAAGAAGCAGCAGATAAGGCTACAGACTTAAAAATAAGAGGAGTTATTGTGTCACCAGATACAAAGAGGTATTATCCCAACAACAACTTTTTATCTCACGTTTTAGGACACACAAGATCTGATGGAGATGGTTTAACAGGAGTTGAGCTGAAATATAACAAATATTTATCTGGAATACCAGGAGTTAAAATAGCTGAAACAGATAATAAGAGTCAGGATCTACCTTACACTATTTCTGAGTATACAAGACCTGTTCCGGGAAGTGATGTTATGCTTACTATTGATGACATGATACAGCATTTTTCTGAAAAAGCAGCAGAACAAGCTTTAAAGGACAATCAAGCAAAAGCAGTTACTATAATGGTTATGAATCCTAAAAATGGAGAAATTTTAGCTATGGCTAATAAACCAGATTATAACCCAAATTCTCCATGGGTAGAAGGTAAGGCTTTTAATGAACTTCAAAAAGATTGGAGAAATAGAGCTGTAAGTGATACCTTTGAACCAGGATCTATTTTTAAAGTTGTTACAGCTACAGCTGCAATGTCAGAAAAAGCTATAGATGAAGAAAAATATGAAATTACTTGTACTGGTGGTTTACCTATTGGTAAAAGAACAATACATTGTTGGAAAAAACCAGGACATGGCTTAGAGAGTTTTCAAGATATATTAAAAAATTCATGTAATGTAGGTTTTATGGATTTAGGAAGAAAATTAGGTGCTGAAAATTTAAATAAGTATATTAATAAATTTGGATTTGGTCAAAAGACAGGGATTGATCTTCCAGGAGAGGCTTTAGGAATAGTTAAAAAGACACAAAATATAAGCGAAACTGATTTAGCAACAATTTCCTTTGGTCAAACGAATACACTTACATGTATTCAATATTTAACTGCATTAAATTCTATAGCTAATGGAGGAACTTGGATAAGACCTCATGTTATGAAAGAAATATATCATTATGATGAAAATAATGAAAAAATTGTTGATAAACAGTTTGATGACTTTGGTAAAAAACAAGTGGCAGATAAAGAAGTAATGGCACGTTTGAGAGGATATCTTGAAAAAGTTGTATCAGAAGGTGGAGGAAGTAAAGCTTTTGTTGAAGGATATAATATAGCAGGAAAAACAGGAACTGCTCAAAAGGTCAAAGAGGGAGGCGGTGGATATGCTCCTCACAAGTATGTCGCTTCTTTTGCAGGTATGGCTCCAGCTGAAGATCCAAAAGTAACAGTTTTGATATCTATAGATGAGCCAAATCCAGGCAATTATTATGGTGGCCAAATTGCAGCACCTGTGGCTAAACAAGTTTTTACAGATATATTTAACTACATGTCCTTAAAAGAAGGGTCAAACATAAAGCTTAAAAATGTGGTTGTACCTGAGGTAAGAGGTAAGTCAAAAGAAGAAGCAATAAAAATTTTGAAAGAGTCAAAATTAAATTATGAAATTGATAATAAGGGAGAGCATATTATTGATATGACACCTAAACCGGGCTATGCAGTGGATGAAGGAAGTAAAATTGTACTTTACAGTGGAACATCATCAAATTATAATAAGGAAGTGGTAGTGCCAAGTGTCAGAGGTTATGGCAAAGAAAAAGCTATGGAACTTCTAAAGACTTTAGGTATTGAAGCAAAAACTGTAGGTGAAGGAGTAGTTACAGGGCAAAGCATTGAAGCTGGTAAAAAAGTAAATAAAGGAACTACAACTATTGTTCTTAAACTACAAGAAATAGGCGACTAA